The following coding sequences are from one Chloroflexota bacterium window:
- a CDS encoding GAF domain-containing sensor histidine kinase yields MSIPDLLSNINPAYLAGIVSLAAFLLGGGVVNFIWSQRNRARSSSSKGKQREEARRRQTIAKVKAQQLDANRMREVYQLLSNLTSTLNYQRVLEAALDMGLKALATSNIPEDRLVGSVLLFSSGNDGDPDLYFGASRRLTPADLKQTFPAQRGILKEVVDEGGAIFAQNPSQDPELGRIMALQGCASLYCIPLRQGIDTYGVMFFAHPQADFFHPTHREVLNIIAKQAVISIQNARLYQDLSLEKERMTEIQEEGRKKLARDLHDGPTQSIAAIAMRVNFARRLMERDQGAAADELFKIEDLARRTTKEIRHMLFTLRPLVLETQGLSAAVDAMAEKMYESYKQTVIPKLDPEIVDQFEMDKQGIIFYIIEEAVNNARKHAEAEHIYVRLRPIQEDLALLEIQDDGQGFDVKSVTASYEHRGSLGMLNLRERTELVNGVINIDSTPGVGTQIQVAIPLTEEAVDRIRHSV; encoded by the coding sequence ATGAGCATACCCGATCTCCTTTCAAACATCAATCCAGCATACCTGGCGGGCATCGTGAGCCTGGCTGCTTTTCTGCTCGGTGGCGGTGTAGTTAATTTCATCTGGTCGCAACGCAATCGAGCGCGTTCGTCCAGTAGCAAGGGCAAACAGCGCGAAGAAGCCCGCAGGCGCCAGACTATCGCCAAAGTAAAAGCCCAACAACTGGATGCCAACCGCATGCGCGAGGTCTACCAGCTACTCAGCAACCTCACCTCAACGCTCAATTACCAGCGCGTACTCGAAGCCGCGCTGGATATGGGACTGAAAGCGCTGGCGACCAGCAATATCCCAGAAGACCGTCTCGTCGGCTCCGTACTTTTATTCTCTAGCGGGAATGATGGAGATCCCGATCTTTATTTTGGCGCATCACGCCGGCTAACCCCTGCCGATCTAAAACAAACTTTTCCTGCGCAACGCGGTATTCTCAAGGAAGTCGTGGATGAGGGTGGGGCAATTTTTGCCCAAAACCCGTCCCAAGACCCCGAATTGGGACGCATCATGGCTTTGCAGGGTTGCGCTTCGCTCTACTGTATTCCATTGCGCCAGGGGATAGATACGTACGGAGTCATGTTCTTTGCTCACCCCCAGGCCGATTTTTTCCATCCCACGCATCGTGAAGTCCTCAATATCATCGCCAAACAAGCTGTGATCTCGATACAAAACGCGCGTCTATATCAGGACTTATCCTTGGAAAAAGAGCGCATGACAGAAATTCAGGAAGAAGGGCGCAAAAAACTCGCCCGCGATTTGCACGATGGGCCAACCCAATCGATTGCAGCCATTGCCATGCGCGTCAACTTCGCACGCCGTCTGATGGAACGCGACCAGGGCGCTGCAGCCGATGAACTCTTCAAAATTGAAGACCTGGCCCGGCGCACCACCAAAGAGATCCGCCACATGCTCTTTACCCTGCGCCCGCTGGTGCTTGAAACACAAGGCCTGAGCGCAGCCGTCGACGCTATGGCCGAGAAAATGTACGAAAGCTACAAACAAACCGTCATTCCCAAACTTGACCCTGAAATCGTCGACCAGTTTGAGATGGACAAACAGGGCATCATCTTCTACATTATTGAAGAAGCAGTCAACAACGCCCGCAAACACGCCGAAGCAGAGCATATCTACGTGCGCCTGCGCCCAATTCAGGAAGACCTGGCGCTGCTTGAAATTCAGGACGATGGTCAGGGCTTTGATGTCAAGTCGGTGACAGCTTCTTACGAGCATCGCGGCAGCCTGGGGATGCTCAACCTGCGCGAGCGCACCGAACTGGTGAACGGCGTCATCAATATCGACTCAACCCCCGGGGTTGGCACCCAAATACAGGTGGCGATTCCGCTCACTGAAGAAGCTGTAGACCGCATCCGCCATAGTGTCTGA